A single genomic interval of Malania oleifera isolate guangnan ecotype guangnan chromosome 13, ASM2987363v1, whole genome shotgun sequence harbors:
- the LOC131146922 gene encoding polyadenylate-binding protein, cytoplasmic and nuclear-like codes for MPPRAVNRKKAPAKKSSTPKSKQQGLQSSATAAASATAEDTAVFADLDMTALGSDLSAPVDDLSDPESSVNASKEEPEEASQEQEPPKVHEPEELNVLEGEEGKILARQDEKAVDAEEIEIKNEVEDAAPDSMEVEGLERREEVVVSADTDVVEIKAFEEVVEEGKNLGGATEDVSRMNAEEAVENGDGAGEGRGEATGVEKEGEGGEDGENGGPQVHVDAGAAENLVEGEASVAEMEKKVSGAENEEMEVLESCDAPSGVKEAIAWGGKGEESRDDGKGNGNANEEDNEEAIEEESDEDNEEDEDLSDYIHEPLTERKKQKDLEIFVGGLDKGAGEEDLVNVFGKFGEIKDVRIVMHPTKKKSKGFAFIRYATLEQAKNVLSELKDGIEVRGKRVKISASQDNDTLYMGNISKVWAKEQVLETLKGYGIEQIEDIHLPEDSNNEGKIKGFALLEFTTHSDAVAAFKRLRMPDAIFGRDRSAKVAFAQTPMHPSEEALSKVKTVYIEGLSDSWDDKKIKEVCEQYGEIEKVKLSRNLGTKRKDFGFVTFASRESALACVEGINIAQIGDGEAKVKANIAKPHFRGRLQKQGTRGGFKVKKESEKMAEVGTSKKKGRAKSKGAEKKEKAVAAEKATTEEKEKALPKSKSIDGGQPNKPLSVSKGQAVGAPSKPENRKRKSVPLKVDGKGKRDRHHGYNRRPEKKRRGAMPSRQTDAFRNLRSHHSFRKGPVHGASSISFGNQFASGYAAPMSSYPAHSYTAVSGSKRHRSDMEPHAGYLEPAVGQQGPAYAGYHKPALGMPIQTRAGYPESAVGAQSHHQYNYGMRSTGGYDGLGSNGSAYGAGSARLPTYVANPTTYAYEGGSSAGGYHRGSVPYPRGRQYY; via the exons ATGCCTCCCCGAGCGGTGAACCGGAAGAAGGCGCCGGCGAAGAAGTCGTCTACTCCCAAATCGAAGCAGCAAGGCCTTCAATCGAGCGCCACCGCGGCCGCCTCGGCCACGGCCGAAGATACCGCAGTTTTTGCCGACTTGGATATGACTGCTTTGGGGTCGGATCTGTCCGCCCCCGTAGATGACCTCAGTGATCCCGAATCGTCTGTGAATGCATCCAAGGAAGAACCTGAAGAAGCTTCACAAGAGCAAGAACCGCCGAAGGTTCACGAACCCGAAGAACTGAATGTTCTGGAAGGCGAAGAGGGCAAGATTCTGGCAAGGCAGGATGAGAAGGCCGTCGACGCGGAAGAGATTGAAATCAAGAATGAAGTGGAGGACGCGGCGCCTGATTCTATGGAAGTTGAGGGTTTGGAGAGGAGAGAGGAGGTTGTGGTGAGTGCCGACACTGATGTGGTGGAAATCAAGGCTTTTGAGGAAGTGGTTGAAGAAGGCAAGAATTTGGGTGGTGCCACGGAGGACGTTTCGAGGATGAATGCTGAGGAAGCTGTGGAGAATGGTGATGGTGCGGGCGAGGGGCGCGGAGAAGCGACGGGTGTGGAGAAGGAAGGTGAAGGCGGTGAGGATGGAGAGAATGGTGGTCCTCAAGTGCACGTTGATGCAG GTGCTGCAGAAAATTTAGTTGAAGGAGAGGCTTCTGTTGCTGAAATGGAGAAGAAGGTTTCTGGTGCTGAAAATGAGGAGATGGAAGTACTTGAAAGCTGTGATGCCCCTTCTGGTGTTAAAGAAGCTATTGCTTGGGGAGGGAAGGGTGAAGAGAGTCGAGATGATGGGAAAGGTAATGGAAATGCAAATGAGGAAGATAATGAGGAAGCTATTGAAGAAGAGAGTGATGAAgacaatgaagaagatgaagatctTTCTGATTATATCCATGAGCCTCTAACTGAAAGGAAGAAACAAAAAGATTTAGAAATTTTTGTGGGAGGACTGGATAAAGGGGCAGGTGAAGAAGACCTGGTTAATGTTTTTGGAAAGTTTGGGGAAATTAAAGACGTCAGAATAGTAATGCATCCGactaaaaagaaaagcaaaggatTTGCATTTATACGATATGCCACTCTTGAGCAAGCCAAAAATGTCCTTTCTGAGTTGAAGGATGGAATTGAG GTGAGAGGCAAGCGTGTTAAAATATCTGCAAGCCAGGACAATGATACCCTTTACATGGGAAATATTAGCAAGGTGTGGGCAAAAGAGCAG GTTCTTGAAACTCTAAAAGGGTATGGAATTGAACAAATTGAAGATATACATTTACCTGAAGATTCCAATAATGAAGGGAAGATCAAAGGTTTTGCTCTCTTGGAGTTCACCACCCACTCTGATGCAGTGGCAGCATTCAAACGACTAAGAATGCCAGACGCTATATTTGGCCGTGATAGAAGTGCTAAGGTTGCATTTGCACAGACCCCAATGCATCCCAGTGAAGAAGCTCTATCAAAG GTGAAAACTGTTTATATTGAAGGTCTCTCTGATTCTTGGGATGACAAGAAGATAAAAGAGGTCTGTGAACAGTATGGTGAGATTGAAAAAGTTAAATTATCTCGAAATCTTGGCACCAAACGCAAGGATTTTGGATTTGTTACCTTCGCTTCTCGAGAAAGTGCTCTTGCTTGCGTGGAGGGAATTAATATTGCTCAGATTGGGGATGGAGAAGCCAAG GTTAAAGCCAACATTGCAAAGCCTCATTTTAGGGGTCGGCTTCAAAAGCAAGGCACTCGCGGAGGATTCAAGGTTAAAAAAGAAAGTGAGAAGATGGCTGAAGTTGGAACTTCAAAGAAGAAAGGCCGTGCCAAGTCTAAAGGGgctgaaaagaaagaaaaggcaGTAGCTGCAGAGAAAGCGACAACTGAAGAGAAGGAGAAGGCTCTCCCTAAGTCAAAAAGTATTGATGGAGGTCAACCAAATAAACCCCTTAGTGTCTCTAAAGGACAGGCTGTTGGGGCACCATCCAAGCCAGAAAATCGCAAGAGAAAGAGTGTGCCATTGAAGGTTGACGGGAAGGGGAAGAGAGACAGACACCATGGTTACAATAGGAGGCCAGAGAAGAAACGACGAG GCGCCATGCCAAGCAGGCAAACTGATGCTTTTAGAAATCTGAGGAGCCACCATTCCTTTAGGAAAGGACCTGTCCATGGTGCAAGTTCAATTTCTTTTGGAAATCAATTTGCATCAGGATATGCTGCACCCATGAGCAGCTATCCTGCTCATAGCTACACTGCAGTTTCTGGATCAAAAAGGCATCGCTCTGATATG GAACCTCATGCTGGATACCTTGAACCTGCTGTTGGGCAGCAAGGCCCAGCTTATGCAGGATATCACAAACCGGCTCTTGGAATGCCAATCCAAACTCGTGCAGGATACCCTGAGTCTGCTGTTGGAGCACAGAGTCACCATCAATATAATTATGGGATGAGAAG CACGGGTGGGTATGACGGCCTAGGAAGCAATGGCTCTGCGTATGGGGCAG GATCTGCTCGCCTGCCAACTTATGTTGCCAACCCTACCACCTATGCTTAtgag GGTGGTAGTAGCGCTGGTGGTTATCATCGTGGCAGTGTGCCATATCCCCGTGGGCGGCAATACTATTAA